In Blastopirellula sp. J2-11, a single genomic region encodes these proteins:
- a CDS encoding efflux RND transporter periplasmic adaptor subunit — MTLAILLLAAAVGQAPAATASSDDVVVNHCLVSLLDQVNVPAQETGMLVTIPAYRGRIVVDGDLLAQIDDRTAAKQAEIAKFRHDKATTEAANDIDVRYATKAAEVALKEHEVFEQSNKDSRGTISKIQLDKAWLAYQRAVLQIEQAAMNQKISGLAASESRAEMEGAQMVMDRCRTESPINGVVVQVYRQEGEWVRPGDPLMRIIGLQWLKVEGTLDADLHEPEQLIHRPVTVSVRTASGLQQFSGFVNYISPEIDATGAFDISAAVENKVSGKGYWALSPGDIAGITVHVDRPQISERELDRFHNRNEKTPAALTGN; from the coding sequence ATGACGCTCGCTATTCTCTTACTCGCCGCCGCGGTCGGACAAGCGCCTGCGGCTACCGCCAGCTCTGACGACGTGGTTGTCAACCATTGTCTGGTCTCGCTCCTGGATCAGGTGAACGTGCCGGCGCAAGAAACCGGCATGCTTGTCACGATTCCTGCCTATCGCGGTCGGATTGTCGTCGACGGGGATTTGCTCGCCCAGATCGATGACCGCACCGCCGCCAAACAAGCGGAGATCGCCAAGTTCCGTCATGACAAAGCGACCACCGAAGCGGCCAACGATATCGATGTTCGCTACGCGACCAAAGCAGCGGAAGTCGCACTGAAAGAACACGAAGTCTTTGAGCAAAGTAACAAGGACAGTCGCGGCACAATCAGCAAAATCCAACTCGACAAGGCCTGGCTCGCCTATCAGCGCGCCGTGCTGCAAATCGAGCAGGCCGCGATGAACCAAAAAATCAGCGGGCTGGCCGCGTCCGAAAGTCGCGCCGAAATGGAAGGAGCGCAGATGGTCATGGATCGCTGCCGCACCGAATCTCCGATCAACGGCGTCGTCGTTCAAGTCTATCGACAGGAAGGGGAGTGGGTTCGCCCTGGCGATCCTTTGATGCGGATCATCGGCCTGCAATGGCTGAAAGTGGAAGGCACTCTCGACGCCGATTTGCACGAACCAGAGCAATTGATTCACCGGCCCGTGACGGTCTCGGTTCGCACCGCATCAGGACTGCAGCAGTTCTCGGGCTTCGTCAACTATATCAGTCCTGAGATTGACGCAACCGGCGCTTTTGACATTTCGGCTGCTGTCGAAAACAAAGTGAGCGGCAAAGGCTATTGGGCTCTCTCACCAGGCGATATCGCCGGAATCACCGTGCATGTCGATCGTCCGCAGATTTCTGAACGCGAACTGGATCGCTTTCACAATCGGAACGAAAAGACGCCCGCCGCATTGACCGGAAACTAG
- a CDS encoding HlyD family efflux transporter periplasmic adaptor subunit, with the protein MNQQSAMSSESSSVNPESLESTKRQIRSLIQEIAALSKQNVPPEDYFREMLPKVVSALAAIGGAVWIYDEKRRPRLIYQVNLTRSLVDPEDADGIRHLRLIEEMFKGAPGQLLAPQSGSIEEGASGNPTNSLLVVAPIKNEDQEVEGVIEIFQRPDSQPASQRGYLRFLEQMCGLTTEWFKTRQLKDYSDRQSLWAKIEQFSRAVHENLDLRQTAYTIANEGRRLIGCDRVSVALRRGRRWKVEAVSGQDVFDARSNQITLLGGLTKTVMDTGEAFWFNGQTDDLSPQLETAVHDYVDESHTKTIAIIPLRRPEHATDANEKLEGEEEREFQGEILGALIVEQIEDSSNQTEFRKGVELISEHSCRALANAIDYNNIPLTPLWRLLAKSRLLVEARNLPKTVGVVVAVIAATLAMCLIQVPFRLSGTATLTPVEKRDIFVREEGEVVDVPVSHGQFIEAGQLVAKLRNRDLDMQYERLMGEQSKAEQSLRGLIHRRNFAKDDDEKRQLAIDLSLAEMEITKLTDQLALLAQKQQFLEVRSPIAGEIVSWDVRDSLMQRPVSPGQILMTVVDPDQEWVLEVKMPEKRLQHIVGAQKELGDELDVTYIMASNPGTQLEGKLVEIQRLAQADPDEGQIVRIKVAINKEKLLAAMPQLRTGATATAKINCGTASLGYTWLHEVWEFIQSRVLF; encoded by the coding sequence ATGAATCAACAATCCGCTATGTCCTCCGAATCGTCCTCGGTTAATCCAGAGTCACTCGAAAGCACGAAGCGACAGATTCGAAGTCTGATCCAAGAGATCGCTGCGCTTTCGAAACAAAATGTCCCGCCGGAAGATTATTTCCGCGAGATGTTGCCGAAAGTCGTCTCTGCACTGGCCGCAATCGGCGGCGCCGTCTGGATCTACGATGAAAAACGGCGTCCGCGCTTGATCTATCAGGTCAATCTGACGCGCAGTCTCGTTGACCCGGAAGATGCCGACGGCATTCGACATCTGCGCTTGATCGAAGAGATGTTCAAAGGCGCTCCCGGCCAACTGCTTGCTCCTCAATCGGGTTCGATTGAAGAAGGCGCCTCCGGCAATCCGACCAATTCGCTGCTGGTGGTCGCTCCGATCAAAAACGAAGACCAAGAGGTCGAAGGGGTCATTGAGATCTTCCAGCGCCCAGACTCGCAACCGGCGAGTCAGCGCGGCTATCTCCGCTTTCTCGAACAGATGTGCGGGCTGACGACCGAATGGTTTAAGACGCGTCAGCTGAAGGACTACTCAGACCGCCAGTCGTTATGGGCGAAGATCGAGCAGTTCTCCCGCGCGGTTCACGAAAATCTGGATCTTCGCCAAACGGCTTACACCATCGCTAACGAAGGGCGTCGGCTCATCGGCTGCGACCGCGTGAGCGTCGCTTTGCGGCGTGGACGTCGCTGGAAAGTGGAAGCGGTTAGTGGGCAAGACGTTTTCGACGCACGTTCCAATCAGATCACGCTGCTGGGCGGATTGACCAAAACGGTCATGGACACCGGCGAAGCCTTTTGGTTCAACGGGCAAACCGACGATCTTTCGCCGCAGTTGGAAACGGCCGTTCACGACTATGTCGACGAATCACACACCAAAACAATCGCGATCATTCCGCTTCGTCGTCCCGAACATGCGACCGACGCAAACGAGAAACTGGAAGGCGAAGAGGAACGAGAATTCCAAGGCGAAATCCTGGGCGCTTTGATCGTCGAGCAAATCGAAGATAGCTCGAATCAGACGGAATTCCGCAAAGGGGTCGAGCTGATCTCGGAGCATAGCTGCCGAGCGCTGGCCAATGCGATCGACTACAACAATATCCCGCTGACCCCGCTGTGGCGTTTGCTCGCCAAATCGCGACTGCTGGTCGAAGCTCGCAATCTTCCGAAAACGGTCGGCGTCGTCGTCGCGGTGATTGCGGCGACGTTGGCGATGTGCCTGATCCAAGTCCCATTTCGACTCTCGGGTACAGCGACGCTCACCCCGGTCGAAAAACGCGACATCTTTGTTCGCGAAGAAGGGGAAGTGGTCGACGTACCGGTGAGCCATGGTCAATTTATCGAAGCGGGGCAACTTGTCGCGAAGTTGCGCAATCGCGATCTCGACATGCAGTACGAACGGCTGATGGGCGAACAGTCGAAAGCGGAGCAGTCGCTGCGTGGTTTGATTCACCGCCGTAACTTCGCCAAAGATGACGACGAAAAGCGTCAACTAGCGATCGACCTTTCTCTTGCCGAAATGGAAATCACCAAACTGACCGACCAGTTGGCGTTACTCGCGCAGAAGCAGCAGTTTCTGGAAGTTCGCAGTCCAATTGCCGGCGAAATCGTCAGCTGGGACGTTCGCGACTCACTCATGCAACGCCCTGTTTCGCCGGGACAAATCTTGATGACAGTCGTCGATCCCGATCAAGAATGGGTTCTGGAAGTCAAGATGCCCGAGAAGCGTCTGCAACACATCGTCGGCGCTCAAAAGGAACTGGGAGATGAACTGGACGTGACCTACATCATGGCCAGTAACCCCGGAACGCAGCTCGAAGGGAAGTTGGTGGAGATCCAGCGACTTGCCCAAGCCGATCCGGACGAAGGACAAATCGTTCGCATCAAAGTTGCAATTAACAAAGAGAAACTCTTGGCCGCGATGCCGCAGCTACGAACCGGAGCGACCGCTACCGCTAAAATCAATTGCGGGACGGCGTCGCTTGGCTATACCTGGCTGCACGAGGTTTGGGAGTTCATCCAGTCGCGCGTGTTGTTTTAA
- a CDS encoding DUF3467 domain-containing protein translates to MADAPEKEELTTPEAAAKTAAPQRQQVELDESALIASYANFCRVTGTPEELIIDFALNTQPVGVQQGAIKVSQRIILNYYTAKRMLAALQVSVQRHEAAFGNLEIDFQKRMLPSVRPQG, encoded by the coding sequence ATGGCCGACGCCCCTGAAAAAGAAGAACTGACTACGCCCGAAGCCGCCGCCAAAACTGCCGCTCCTCAGCGTCAACAGGTCGAGTTGGACGAAAGCGCACTCATCGCTTCGTACGCCAACTTCTGTCGCGTTACGGGTACGCCCGAAGAGCTGATCATCGACTTCGCCTTGAACACGCAACCGGTCGGAGTTCAACAAGGAGCGATCAAGGTCAGCCAACGCATTATCCTGAACTACTACACGGCGAAGCGCATGTTGGCGGCTCTCCAGGTTTCTGTCCAACGCCATGAAGCGGCTTTCGGCAATCTGGAAATCGACTTCCAAAAGCGAATGTTGCCGTCGGTTCGCCCACAAGGCTAA
- a CDS encoding peptidylprolyl isomerase: MLPPEIVILIFACFVAVSTMAMIYARHARVRIQPVPGKGGTRRNHQQSRIETLEVREVFDAAGVELEGEDLFLNGTIYQNVDMVALAKAITASGAKFYGAVWCPHCTAQKGFFGEGGSYLPFYEVTNSDHTLNALGSSLGIQALPTWIFANGTRVEGTLTIEQLVQLTGVTVPTSTTPYIAEIAPITLYAGEPLFLTLDGYSPTGEALTYTVTSSSGTVLTEVRQQTRSLRITVKNFGVMEFQLLEDYANLATDQIIALAQAGIYDGLKFHRVKDNFVIQGGDPLGTGAGDPTIPYFDDQYDFDLRYNRSGVLGMAKSYDDTNSSQFFITEGSQRESLDFKYTIFGYLTEGDAVREAISEVPTNSGDYPTSDVIIEKVEVFQDHENALVKLNTFIAGITGNDTLTITATDASGRTFSRQVNVAYFPTSANKVAYLGDIPDLIVHPGSVLTYQLIGYDANGDTVRFLDKAGLSSVPVSIQTTNANGLIYSVDNSTGVLTIQAPSSFRGQGQVIVAAYDFLSTSSLNYDFQVINISASAAPILVNDTFDTIAGSVNSITPLANDNASAPAFDLNTLEILSVPDGIQLGVQDGVITYTAPVGYSGSFTVDYKISNIYGAAGNFASLTINVSPNTLAVAGDDAYQIDVDSIAIFDVLNNDRLNKFLTSNMGMSITSVGVSSVGAAIAIQDGKIRYIPAAGYSGLDTFTYTVTNGTSVVTGTVSVSIVDIQDFGVTVSREKTEDLAPPPISDPYLNEWDSFWVEVWVNSDRISTQGISTAALGMHFVPGLFDATTIEPGAGFQFNSTPTINGETGEITGLEAVATTAGLGSGQRVLLARIRFQPSADGGLSVDSDGIPFDAFFSVRDAQIQAADTEMLDAQVTALPTTKILPVIYDLNDDGKIDLSDVFVFRDNYLGNTSAVASIGDFDLNGAVNTYDLSLLIREIGETRSNVSDAAPGHFIAYDFNYLSNALSQTPLSVGISPPADDVTSLTPEVVQPVLDAAAAKIADAYSQLGVFNFVITTNFQIVDLPGSQLSYRNNGILYLDIDAAGYGWFVDSTPAQNEEFSSSGVNSWNALAESDADGKIDLLTVILHELISHQDETEDDLFTDYLYTSKRFLFAPEDLPIFQLLNPALVDQALADEDA, translated from the coding sequence GTGCTTCCGCCCGAAATCGTCATCCTTATCTTCGCCTGCTTCGTCGCCGTTTCTACGATGGCGATGATCTATGCGCGCCATGCTCGGGTTAGAATTCAGCCAGTTCCCGGCAAAGGGGGAACCCGCCGCAATCATCAACAAAGCCGGATTGAAACGCTCGAAGTCCGCGAGGTTTTTGACGCCGCCGGCGTCGAACTGGAAGGGGAGGACCTCTTCCTTAACGGCACGATCTATCAAAACGTCGACATGGTCGCTCTGGCCAAAGCGATCACCGCCTCTGGAGCCAAATTTTACGGCGCCGTGTGGTGCCCTCACTGCACCGCGCAAAAGGGATTCTTCGGTGAAGGCGGAAGCTATTTGCCGTTTTACGAAGTCACCAACTCGGACCACACGCTGAATGCTCTCGGTTCAAGCTTGGGGATTCAAGCGCTGCCAACTTGGATCTTCGCCAACGGTACGCGCGTCGAGGGTACGTTGACGATTGAACAGCTGGTTCAATTGACCGGCGTCACAGTACCGACGTCGACCACGCCGTACATCGCTGAAATTGCTCCCATCACGCTCTATGCCGGCGAACCGTTGTTTCTGACTCTCGACGGCTATTCGCCAACCGGCGAGGCGCTGACCTACACCGTGACCAGCAGCTCCGGCACCGTGTTAACAGAAGTCCGACAACAGACCCGCAGTTTGCGGATCACGGTCAAAAACTTTGGCGTCATGGAATTCCAACTGCTGGAAGACTACGCCAACTTGGCGACCGATCAAATCATCGCGCTCGCTCAGGCCGGGATCTATGACGGCTTGAAGTTTCATCGCGTCAAAGACAATTTCGTGATCCAAGGGGGCGATCCGCTAGGAACCGGCGCCGGCGATCCTACGATTCCCTACTTCGATGACCAGTACGATTTTGATTTGCGCTACAATCGCAGCGGCGTACTGGGCATGGCCAAGTCGTATGACGATACGAACTCTTCGCAGTTCTTCATTACCGAAGGCTCGCAACGCGAATCGCTCGATTTCAAATACACGATCTTTGGATATTTGACCGAGGGAGACGCCGTACGCGAGGCGATCAGCGAGGTTCCGACCAACAGCGGTGATTATCCAACCTCGGATGTCATTATTGAGAAAGTCGAGGTCTTCCAAGACCACGAAAATGCGTTGGTGAAATTAAACACCTTCATCGCAGGCATCACCGGCAACGACACGCTTACCATTACGGCTACCGACGCGAGCGGACGAACGTTCAGCCGACAAGTTAACGTCGCCTATTTCCCCACCTCGGCGAATAAGGTCGCCTATTTAGGGGACATTCCGGATCTGATCGTTCATCCAGGCAGCGTGCTTACTTATCAACTGATTGGATACGACGCCAACGGCGACACGGTTAGATTCCTTGACAAGGCCGGCTTGTCCTCGGTGCCAGTGTCGATCCAAACGACCAATGCAAACGGCTTGATCTACTCGGTCGACAACAGCACCGGCGTGCTCACGATTCAAGCTCCTTCCAGCTTTCGCGGCCAAGGCCAGGTGATCGTCGCCGCCTACGATTTCCTCAGCACTAGTTCCTTGAATTATGACTTTCAAGTCATCAACATCTCGGCTTCGGCCGCGCCGATCTTGGTGAATGACACCTTTGATACGATCGCGGGATCGGTCAACAGCATTACTCCACTGGCGAACGATAACGCGTCGGCTCCTGCATTTGACCTGAATACGCTTGAGATTCTCTCGGTCCCCGACGGTATTCAACTGGGCGTTCAGGACGGCGTGATCACCTACACCGCTCCGGTCGGCTACTCCGGGTCATTCACGGTGGACTACAAAATCAGCAATATCTACGGCGCCGCTGGAAATTTCGCCTCGTTAACGATCAATGTTTCACCCAACACGCTCGCCGTCGCCGGAGATGACGCGTACCAGATTGATGTCGACAGCATCGCGATCTTCGACGTGCTCAACAACGATCGTTTGAACAAATTTTTGACCAGCAATATGGGAATGTCGATCACCTCGGTCGGCGTTTCCTCTGTCGGCGCAGCGATCGCCATTCAAGACGGGAAAATCCGATACATACCGGCCGCTGGCTACTCTGGCCTCGATACGTTCACGTATACGGTCACCAACGGAACCTCGGTCGTGACCGGTACGGTGTCGGTATCGATTGTCGATATTCAAGACTTTGGCGTTACCGTCTCGCGTGAGAAAACGGAAGACCTAGCCCCGCCGCCGATTAGTGATCCCTACCTCAACGAATGGGACTCCTTCTGGGTGGAAGTCTGGGTCAACAGCGATCGAATTTCGACGCAAGGAATCAGCACCGCGGCCCTTGGCATGCATTTTGTTCCCGGGCTTTTTGACGCGACGACGATTGAGCCTGGCGCAGGGTTTCAATTCAACAGCACTCCCACGATCAACGGCGAAACAGGAGAGATCACCGGATTGGAAGCGGTTGCGACGACCGCGGGTCTCGGCTCTGGCCAGCGCGTCTTGTTGGCCCGAATTCGCTTCCAGCCGTCTGCCGACGGCGGCTTGTCAGTTGACAGCGACGGCATTCCTTTCGACGCTTTCTTTTCGGTACGCGACGCTCAAATTCAAGCGGCCGACACCGAAATGCTCGACGCCCAAGTCACCGCCTTGCCGACAACCAAGATTTTGCCTGTCATCTATGATCTGAACGATGACGGCAAAATTGACCTGTCCGACGTTTTCGTTTTCCGTGACAACTACCTTGGAAACACTTCGGCGGTTGCGTCGATAGGCGACTTTGATCTCAACGGCGCCGTGAATACCTACGACTTGTCGTTGCTCATCCGCGAAATCGGCGAAACGCGATCCAACGTCAGCGACGCCGCACCCGGGCATTTCATCGCTTACGACTTCAACTATCTGTCCAACGCACTGTCGCAAACTCCGCTGTCTGTCGGAATCTCTCCGCCGGCCGACGATGTGACGTCGCTTACGCCGGAAGTTGTTCAGCCGGTGCTAGACGCTGCAGCCGCGAAGATCGCCGACGCCTACAGTCAGTTAGGAGTCTTCAACTTTGTCATAACGACAAATTTCCAAATCGTCGATTTGCCCGGCTCCCAACTTAGCTACCGCAATAACGGAATCCTATACCTAGATATCGACGCCGCCGGGTATGGCTGGTTTGTCGATAGCACCCCGGCGCAGAATGAAGAATTCAGTTCAAGCGGCGTTAACTCTTGGAATGCGTTGGCGGAAAGCGACGCGGACGGCAAGATCGATCTGCTGACCGTGATCTTGCACGAGCTGATCTCGCATCAGGACGAGACCGAAGACGACCTCTTCACGGATTATCTCTACACCAGCAAGCGATTTTTGTTCGCTCCTGAAGATCTGCCGATCTTCCAACTCCTTAATCCCGCTTTGGTCGATCAAGCGTTGGCTGACGAAGACGCATAG
- a CDS encoding HlyD family efflux transporter periplasmic adaptor subunit has protein sequence MATLTDSLIASSSRSLGLRARPDLIARRHYYQGRAYWVVKEPLGLNYFRFQEEEYAILMMLDGHTSLETIKEKFEKEFAPQKIGFRDLQQFIGTLHRSGLIIAESREQGRQLKKRRDDRKWNELLQSASNILSIRFKGIDPEWILNFLMPYTRWLFTMPAMIFVLLYALSALLLVLVQYDTFRSRLPEFQEFFGPELSNWMLLGCVLAVTKVCHEFGHGLSCKRFGGECHEMGVMFLVLTPCLYCNVSDSWMLPNKWHRAAIGAAGMYIEIFLASTATFIWWFSEPGLLNHLCLQVMFVSSISTIIFNGNPLLRYDGYYILSDIMEVPNMRQKASSILQRSMSKWCLGLEQPEDPFLPQRNLLGFGLFTIASNIYRWFVMFSILYFLNQVFEPMGLKVIGQSIAIMGLWGLVVMPLWKFGKFMYVPGRMSQVKRKNVFATVAVAVGVVAAIALIPLPQWVNCPVEVRPENSEVAYVVVPGVLEQMLVQPGQRVEKGAQLARVVNYDLLMQIAELEEEEKRLTKLRDSLQHLRLGDTAGGSFEQRYMEVRQQLESATEQLKKKRTEQQLINVPAPTSGFIFPSPDRRDPQAGSGQLPSWSGSPFELKNQGAYVTTSDALCQIGQSDQMEAVIYVDQDYVELVHVGQEVYIKLDAFPGRTFETKLAEIGDKQVEFVPTSLTVQQGGELAAETDPMSGRARPQNATFPAQAPLDDSEAMTAVGLRGRAKIFVAWEPLGVRMWRYVNRTFHFKL, from the coding sequence TTGGCAACGCTAACTGACAGTCTGATCGCCAGCAGCTCTCGTTCGCTGGGGCTGCGCGCTCGTCCTGACCTGATCGCACGTCGACACTATTATCAAGGACGCGCCTACTGGGTCGTCAAAGAACCGCTCGGGCTGAACTACTTCCGCTTTCAGGAAGAAGAATACGCCATCCTGATGATGCTGGATGGACATACATCGCTGGAAACGATCAAAGAAAAGTTTGAAAAAGAGTTCGCGCCGCAAAAGATCGGATTCCGCGACTTACAGCAGTTCATCGGCACGCTGCATCGCAGCGGATTGATCATCGCCGAATCGAGAGAGCAGGGGCGTCAACTTAAAAAACGCCGTGATGATCGCAAGTGGAATGAACTGCTGCAATCGGCGTCAAACATTCTGTCGATTCGCTTTAAGGGAATCGATCCCGAGTGGATCCTGAACTTTCTGATGCCGTACACGCGTTGGCTGTTCACCATGCCGGCGATGATCTTCGTGCTGTTGTACGCTCTCTCGGCGCTGCTGCTGGTGCTGGTCCAGTACGACACGTTTCGGAGCCGCTTGCCGGAGTTCCAGGAATTCTTTGGCCCAGAACTTTCCAATTGGATGCTGCTTGGCTGCGTCCTAGCGGTAACGAAGGTCTGCCATGAGTTTGGTCACGGCCTGTCATGCAAGCGATTCGGAGGCGAATGCCACGAAATGGGCGTGATGTTTCTGGTGCTCACTCCCTGCTTGTATTGCAACGTTTCCGACTCATGGATGCTTCCCAACAAATGGCATCGCGCTGCGATTGGCGCGGCGGGGATGTATATCGAGATATTTCTCGCTTCGACAGCGACGTTTATTTGGTGGTTTAGCGAGCCCGGGCTGCTCAACCATCTGTGTCTGCAAGTGATGTTCGTCAGCTCGATCAGCACGATCATCTTTAACGGCAATCCGCTGCTGCGTTACGACGGATATTACATCTTGTCGGACATCATGGAAGTGCCGAACATGCGGCAGAAGGCAAGCTCGATCTTGCAGCGTTCCATGTCGAAATGGTGCTTAGGTCTAGAGCAACCAGAAGACCCGTTCCTGCCGCAGCGCAATCTGCTGGGGTTCGGCTTATTTACAATCGCATCCAACATTTATCGTTGGTTTGTGATGTTTTCGATTCTGTATTTTCTCAATCAAGTCTTCGAGCCGATGGGCTTGAAGGTTATCGGTCAATCGATCGCGATCATGGGCTTGTGGGGCCTGGTCGTCATGCCCCTTTGGAAGTTCGGCAAGTTCATGTACGTGCCGGGGAGAATGTCGCAAGTGAAACGCAAAAACGTTTTCGCGACGGTCGCCGTGGCCGTTGGCGTAGTCGCTGCAATCGCGCTGATTCCATTGCCGCAATGGGTAAATTGCCCGGTTGAAGTCCGTCCTGAAAATTCTGAGGTCGCTTATGTCGTCGTTCCTGGCGTGCTGGAGCAAATGCTCGTTCAGCCGGGTCAACGCGTCGAAAAAGGCGCCCAGCTCGCTCGGGTCGTGAACTACGACTTGCTGATGCAGATCGCGGAATTGGAAGAAGAGGAAAAACGCCTAACCAAGTTGCGCGACAGCCTGCAGCACTTGCGTCTAGGCGACACGGCCGGCGGTTCGTTTGAACAGCGTTATATGGAAGTTCGCCAACAGTTAGAATCGGCCACCGAACAATTGAAGAAGAAGCGGACCGAACAACAACTGATCAACGTGCCGGCTCCGACGAGCGGCTTCATTTTCCCATCTCCCGACCGACGTGATCCGCAAGCCGGGTCAGGTCAGTTGCCATCCTGGTCCGGCTCACCCTTTGAGCTGAAAAACCAAGGCGCCTATGTCACGACCAGTGACGCGCTTTGCCAAATCGGTCAGTCGGACCAAATGGAAGCGGTCATCTACGTGGATCAAGACTATGTGGAACTGGTCCACGTGGGACAAGAGGTCTATATTAAGCTAGATGCGTTTCCGGGAAGAACGTTCGAGACCAAGCTGGCGGAAATCGGCGACAAGCAGGTCGAATTTGTGCCGACCAGCCTGACCGTGCAGCAAGGGGGAGAACTCGCGGCTGAAACCGATCCGATGTCGGGACGTGCTCGACCGCAAAACGCGACCTTCCCCGCTCAAGCGCCGCTAGACGACTCCGAAGCGATGACCGCCGTTGGACTTCGCGGTCGAGCCAAGATCTTCGTCGCTTGGGAGCCGCTCGGCGTTCGAATGTGGCGATACGTAAACCGCACGTTCCATTTCAAACTGTAG
- a CDS encoding porin, whose translation MSRYLFCVALLFACAPHIALGQQSLFSSDRVYQPSRGPSDSSSALVVAPAEASYVKAEMASPDGYEYEVDAYQPACGTACGGCDTCCPQLCFDRFFIDGWLDQGFTGNPNASSSNGPVGQNGPLIFNDQANEYMMNQLYVSMGRALDPASCCWDIGGKIDLLYGTDYYFIQANGLETYSDGSQKWNSNKGPRNAGTAGLYGLAMPQAYVEVQAPIAGGVRVKMGHFYSILGYESVKAPENFFYSHTYIMQYGEPFTTTGVLASWDSSCCMTWTAGVTRGWNTWEQDNGSTGFMGGFNWTSPDQATKLRLGVMSGPEDPTADNNRTVLDIVLQQRLTCRWTYVMDVNYGTEDNVRVTDASTLDSASWYGIANYLYYEVNPCLDLGLRFEWFDDRDNARVFALPNDNITTGGSYYDLTLGANYHPNDWLIARPELRWDWSDLEAPGINGAFEDGNSKEQFTLGFDVIMVF comes from the coding sequence ATGTCGCGTTACTTATTTTGCGTTGCTCTCTTGTTTGCTTGTGCTCCGCACATTGCCTTGGGACAGCAGTCGCTATTTTCTTCGGATCGAGTTTATCAACCTTCGCGCGGTCCCTCGGATTCCTCGTCAGCGCTGGTCGTTGCGCCAGCCGAAGCTTCGTACGTCAAGGCGGAAATGGCTTCGCCCGATGGCTACGAGTACGAAGTAGACGCTTATCAACCTGCTTGCGGCACGGCTTGCGGCGGCTGCGACACGTGTTGTCCGCAGTTATGTTTTGATCGCTTCTTTATTGATGGTTGGCTCGATCAGGGCTTTACTGGCAATCCGAATGCGAGCAGCTCGAATGGTCCGGTTGGCCAAAATGGCCCGTTGATCTTCAACGACCAAGCCAACGAATACATGATGAACCAGCTTTACGTCTCGATGGGGCGAGCGCTCGATCCGGCGAGCTGTTGTTGGGACATCGGCGGGAAGATCGATCTGCTGTACGGCACTGACTATTACTTCATTCAGGCGAACGGGCTCGAGACCTACTCGGACGGAAGCCAGAAATGGAATAGCAATAAAGGACCACGCAATGCGGGAACCGCTGGTCTCTATGGACTTGCGATGCCGCAGGCCTATGTCGAAGTGCAGGCGCCGATCGCTGGCGGCGTTCGCGTAAAGATGGGGCACTTCTACTCGATACTGGGCTACGAGTCGGTCAAGGCTCCGGAGAACTTTTTCTACTCGCACACTTATATCATGCAATATGGCGAGCCGTTCACCACGACCGGCGTACTCGCTAGTTGGGATAGCTCTTGTTGCATGACCTGGACCGCAGGCGTAACGCGCGGCTGGAACACTTGGGAACAAGACAACGGCAGCACAGGCTTTATGGGAGGCTTTAACTGGACCTCGCCCGATCAAGCGACGAAGCTACGACTCGGCGTCATGTCGGGCCCTGAGGATCCGACCGCCGACAACAACCGAACGGTTTTGGACATCGTGCTGCAACAACGGCTAACATGCCGCTGGACTTACGTCATGGATGTGAACTATGGAACCGAAGACAATGTTCGCGTAACCGATGCGAGCACGCTTGACAGCGCCTCGTGGTACGGCATCGCCAACTATCTCTACTACGAAGTCAATCCCTGTTTGGACTTGGGGCTACGCTTTGAATGGTTTGACGATCGCGACAATGCTCGGGTCTTCGCCTTGCCGAATGACAACATCACGACGGGCGGATCGTATTATGACCTAACGCTAGGAGCCAACTATCATCCCAATGATTGGCTGATCGCGCGGCCAGAACTACGCTGGGACTGGTCTGATTTGGAAGCGCCTGGAATTAACGGCGCTTTTGAAGACGGGAACTCGAAAGAGCAGTTTACGCTGGGCTTTGACGTGATCATGGTCTTCTAG